The genomic segment CTCGCGCAGTTGCTCCGCACGCCGATCGACGACCTCGAGCTCTCCGTTCGCTCGGTGAACTCGTTGAAGAACTCGAACATCCGGACCCTCGGTGATCTCGTTCGCCAAACGGAGAGTCAGATTCTGCAGGTCAAGAATTTCGGAAAGAAGTCGCTGCAGGAGATCGCCGATCTCCTCGAGCGCGAGGGATTGAACTTCGGCATGCGGTACGAGGAAAATGGTGAAGGCGTGCGCGTTCTCGATTGGGGAACGCCCGCCAGCCGAGCCGCCGCGGCCGCGCCTGACGATATGGAGGAGTGACGGATGCGGCACCGTAAAGCAGGGCGACAGCTTCGCCGAACCAGTGAGCAGAAGCTCGCGCTCATGCGCAATCTCGCGACGTCGCTCATCGAGCACGGGGCGATCGAGACAACGGAAGCGAAGGCGAAAGAGCTGCGTCCGTTCGTTGAGAAGCTGATTACGAAAGCCAAGACGGGGACGCTGCACTCGCGCCGCCTCGCGGTGCGCCACATCCACAAGCGCGCGGCGGCCGACAAGCTGTTCCAGGAGATCGGTCCGAAGTACGCCACGCGGAAGGGTGGGTATACGCGGATCCTGAAGATGGGTCACCGCAAGGGTGACGG from the Gemmatimonadaceae bacterium genome contains:
- the rplQ gene encoding 50S ribosomal protein L17; the protein is MRHRKAGRQLRRTSEQKLALMRNLATSLIEHGAIETTEAKAKELRPFVEKLITKAKTGTLHSRRLAVRHIHKRAAADKLFQEIGPKYATRKGGYTRILKMGHRKGDGADMARIELIEG